A single genomic interval of Hevea brasiliensis isolate MT/VB/25A 57/8 chromosome 4, ASM3005281v1, whole genome shotgun sequence harbors:
- the LOC110655512 gene encoding protein FAR-RED IMPAIRED RESPONSE 1-like has translation MAGLSQGRSYRRQLFDEIFDFSEDDSLFAEDVEEDESAGDQDMNKGGIRAVANTNAIEEGPLTGMLFPCISTMFNFYKEHARLKGFSVFKRSAVNVRGGSRKYQTISCDKGRKAIGAKSSKRINCPAKINAILRENGMWQISKVISSHNHELEPSMSRLMVAHRSLNMDMKRRLEANDIAGIRPAKSIRLLEVQAGGPENLSCLSKDCRNFIERKRRLRLGDGDAEAIRKLLSNILWVHPRSRAAYEEFNDVVSFDTTYLVNRYKLPFATIVGVNHHGQSILLGCALISHEDVNTFKWLFMTWLEAMEDVHPNSILTDKCESMRKAIREVMPNTRHRFYLWHILCKVPEKFKGVSDYDSACLEFKAVIYDSLTIEMFERNWNEFVVKHGLERNEWLSKLYVDREYWVLIYLNHTFWAGMVSTQRSESMHAYFDGYVNSMSTLKQFVEQYEIAMCDKNEKEFYADFKSKNTVVNCISVFEWEQQFQKAFTNLIFKLVQEEIKRMWYCHVIQPTEEGRREADNEPGIERHKIMEKSIINNWFRREFVYDVEYRENGQYFSCNCKKFESKGILCCHIMRLMSLKDIKFINERYLLRRWRKDVNRVHSKKFFHGGYPHMTEEFEKYREMERLFQEASDLAYDDNKIKFVKQRLAELKRDLLSWNDGMIAPTSNAQVIIDTNNADENEENERVILNPHVTRSRGRPRINRHKSVREITQRENSGRNRNSGRGRRRGRPRNNINSNIAEQVGPHNSQTPAAKHKEMLLML, from the exons atggcGGGGTTAAGTCAGGGAAGGTCATATCGTAGGCAAttgtttgatgagatatttgattttagtgaagatgatagTTTATTCGCTGAAGATGTGGAGGAAGATGAATCAGCTGGTGATCAAGATATGAACAAAGGAGGCATTAGAGCAGTAGCAAACACTAATGCTATTGAAGAAGGTCCTCTAACAGGGATGTTATTTCCTTGTATCAGCACTATGTTCAACTTCTATAAAGAACATGCTAGATTGAAAGGTTTTAGTGTTTTCAAAAGATCAGCAGTTAATGTACGGGGTGGATCTCGCAAATATCAAACAATTAGTTGCGATAAAGGAAGGAAAGCAATTGGTGCGAAATCATCAAAAAGGATAAATTGTCCTGCAAAGATTAATGCAATCCTAAGAGAAAATGGAATGTGGCAGATTTCAAAAGTTATTTCAAGTCACAATCACGAATTGGAACCTTCTATGTCTAGATTGATGGTTGCTCACAGGTCACTGAATATGGATATGAAGAGGAGATTGGAGGCAAACGATATAGCTGGCATAAGACCCGCAAAAAGCATTAGGTTGCTTGAAGTTCAAGCAGGTGGACCAGAAAATTTAAGCTGTTTGTCAAAGGATTGTCGAAACTTCATTGAGCGAAAGAGGAGGCTACGACTTGGTGATGGTGATGCTGAGGCTATACGTAAGTT GCTTTCAAATATTCTATGGGTTCATCCTCGTAGTCGAGCTGCTTACGAGGAATTCAATGATGTTGTTAGTTTTGACACTACTTACCTTGTTAATCGATACAAATTGCCATTTGCCACCATTGTTGGAGTAAATCATCATGGGCAATCTATTTTATTAGGATGCGCCTTGATCTCACATGAAGATGTAAACACTTTTAAGTGGTTGTTCATGACGTGGCTTGAAGCAATGGAAGATGTTCATCCCAATTCTATTCTTACAGATAAATGCGAGAGCATGAGGAAAGCCATTAGGGAGGTAATGCCTAATACTAGACACAGATTTTACTTGTGGCATATATTATGCAAGGTACCTGAGAAGTTTAAGGGTGTTAGTGATTATGATAGTGCATGCCTTGAGTTTAAAGCTGTAATATATGATAGCTTAACCATCGAGATGTTTGAGAGAAATTGGAATGAGTTTGTGGTGAAGCATGGGTTGGAAAGAAATGAATGGCTTTCCAAACTATATGTTGATAGGGAGTATTGGGTTCTAATTTATCTCAATCACACATTTTGGGCTGGAATGGTTTCGACTCAAAGGAGTGAGAGCATGCATGCCTATTTTGATGGGTATGTTAACTCAATGAGCACACTAAAGCAATTTGTGGAGCAGTATGAGATTGCTATGTGTGACAAGAATGAAAAGGAGTTCTATGCTGATTTCAAATCAAAAAACACAGTTGTAAATTGCATATCTGTTTTTGAATGGGAACAACAGTTTCAAAAGGCATTTACTAATTTAATATTCAAGCTCGTTCAAGAGGAGATTAAACGAATGTGGTATTGCCATGTCATTCAGCCAACTGAAGAGGGAAGGCGTGAAGCAGATAATGAACCAGGAATTGAGAGACATAAAATTATGGAGAAATCCATAATCAACAACTGGTTTCGTAGGGAGTTTGTTTATGATGTAGAGTACAGGGAAAATGGCCAATATTTCAGTTGCAATTGTAAGAAATTCGAATCAAAAGGAATATTGTGTTGCCATATCATGAGGTTGATGTCACTCAAAGACATAAAGTTCATCAACGAACGATATTTGCTTAGGCGATGGAGAAAAGATGTTAACCGTGTCCATAGTAAAAAGTTTTTTCATGGAGGGTACCCACATATGACAGAGGAGTTTGAGAAATACAGGGAGATGGAGAGGTTATTTCAAGAAGCATCCGATTTGGCTTACGATGACAATAAGATCAAATTTGTGAAACAACGGTTGGCTGAATTGAAGCGGGATTTATTGAGCTGGAATGATGGAATGATTGCTCCTACCAGTAATGCACAGGTTATTATTGACACTAACAATGCtgatgaaaatgaagaaaatgaaagagtTATTCTTAATCCACATGTGACTCGTAGTCGTGGACGGCCACGAATAAATAGGCACAAATCAGTAAGGGAGATCACTCAACGAGAAAATTCTGGTAGGAATAGAAACAGTGGAAGGGGCAGGCGTAGAGGTCGACCAAGAAACAATATTAACTCGAATATTGCTGAgcag GTTGGGCCGCATAATAGCCAAACACCAGCAGCCAAACACAAGGAAATGTTGCTGATGCTGTAA